Proteins from a genomic interval of Symmachiella macrocystis:
- a CDS encoding sigma-54-dependent transcriptional regulator has product MTQGSLLVVDHDRDLVEALADYLRGLGHRIETADSCRDAIGRMAEFPFELVISEANLPDQDGFFLLEWAGENCPDTSVILTTEFGTIENAVEAIRAGAFDYLTKPMIDEELKFAVERALGQRKILAENKNLKAQLDQRFGLGSIIGQDYKMLKMFDLLESVADTRTTVLILGESGTGKTMTARAIHQLSSRADKPFVEVACGALPDSLLESELFGHKAGSFTGATHDKIGKFLQADGGTIFLDEIATASPSLQVKLLRVLQDREFESVGGSETHKVDVRLVLATHANLEEMVANGEFRQDLYYRINVITLTQPALRERIGDIPALVDHFLHEFNEQTGKQVERFSEDALNVLQQYDWPGNVRELINVIERAVVLTKGSVVNVEDLPESISQASRIPGSLQARISAANLKSALAAPEREIIIEALERNGWNRQNTAKLLGINRTTLYKKMKKYGIEFETQMLST; this is encoded by the coding sequence ATGACACAGGGATCACTGTTGGTGGTCGATCACGACCGCGATCTGGTCGAAGCCTTAGCCGACTATTTGCGCGGCTTGGGGCACCGTATCGAAACCGCCGACAGCTGCCGCGACGCCATTGGGCGGATGGCCGAATTCCCCTTCGAGTTGGTCATCAGCGAAGCCAATCTTCCGGACCAGGACGGGTTTTTCCTGCTGGAATGGGCTGGCGAAAACTGTCCGGATACGTCGGTGATCCTCACCACCGAATTCGGTACGATCGAAAACGCGGTCGAAGCCATTCGCGCCGGAGCTTTCGACTATCTGACCAAGCCGATGATCGACGAAGAGCTCAAATTCGCCGTCGAACGCGCACTCGGCCAACGGAAAATCTTGGCGGAAAATAAAAACCTCAAAGCACAACTCGATCAACGGTTCGGTCTGGGCAGCATCATCGGCCAAGACTACAAAATGTTAAAAATGTTCGACCTGTTGGAAAGCGTGGCCGACACGCGGACCACGGTGTTGATCCTCGGCGAGAGCGGAACCGGTAAAACAATGACCGCCCGAGCGATTCATCAACTCAGTTCCCGCGCCGACAAACCGTTCGTCGAAGTCGCCTGCGGAGCTTTGCCCGATTCGTTGTTGGAAAGCGAATTGTTTGGACACAAAGCCGGTTCATTCACCGGAGCGACACACGACAAAATCGGAAAGTTCCTCCAAGCCGACGGCGGCACGATTTTCTTAGACGAAATCGCCACCGCCTCCCCCAGCCTGCAAGTCAAATTGCTGCGCGTGCTGCAAGACCGGGAATTTGAATCGGTCGGCGGCTCGGAAACACACAAAGTCGACGTCCGGTTGGTCTTGGCAACGCATGCCAACTTGGAAGAAATGGTCGCCAACGGCGAGTTTCGCCAAGATCTGTACTACCGCATCAACGTGATCACGCTGACACAACCCGCGCTGCGAGAACGTATTGGCGACATCCCCGCCCTGGTCGATCACTTCTTGCATGAGTTCAACGAGCAGACCGGCAAACAGGTCGAACGCTTCAGCGAAGACGCATTGAATGTTCTGCAACAATACGATTGGCCGGGCAACGTCCGCGAGTTGATCAACGTGATCGAACGGGCGGTCGTGCTGACCAAGGGCTCGGTGGTGAACGTCGAGGACCTGCCGGAAAGCATCAGCCAAGCGTCGCGGATTCCCGGCAGCCTTCAAGCCCGAATCTCCGCCGCCAACTTGAAGTCCGCCCTAGCGGCCCCGGAACGCGAGATCATCATCGAAGCCCTGGAACGCAACGGCTGGAATCGTCAAAACACCGCCAAACTACTGGGCATCAATCGCACGACGCTCTACAAGAAG